In one Acomys russatus chromosome X, mAcoRus1.1, whole genome shotgun sequence genomic region, the following are encoded:
- the Tmsb15b gene encoding thymosin beta-15B gives MSDRPDLSEVERFDRSKLKKTQTEEKNTLPSKETIQQEKEYIKRP, from the exons ATGAGTGACCGCCCAGACTTGTCCGAAGTGGAAAGATTTGACCGATCAAAACTGAAGAAAACTCAAACGGAAGAAAAAAATACTCTTCCGTCGAAGGAAA CCATCCAGCAAGAGAAGGAGTACATTAAGAGACCATAA